A stretch of DNA from Desulfovibrio gilichinskyi:
GATTTTCATCTCCCCTTTCGTTGAGGTAGAGCCCAAGTTTTTTAAAATCGGAACTGCCAGATTATATATGTTAATAGCTGTTGACAGCGCGAAGTTCTTTCTATAGACCTTTTTCTCCTGCTTCGGCATGGATTGTTCATTAAGAATTACGCTCTGAGCGAATAAAGATATTTTTGATATTTGTCCTTGCGACCATTGAGGAGGGGCCACACCCGATCCCTTTCCGAACTCGGAAGTTAAGACCTCCATCGCCGATGATACTGCTAGGTAGCTAGTGGGAAAGTAGGTCGTCGCAAGGACTTTATTTCTAAAAACCCCTGTACATGTTAAATGTATAGGGGTTTTCTCGTCTAAGTGAAGTTATAGAATTAACTAAGGCTAGATTAAGTATGTCGATTTAACTTATCGATTCCGAGGAAATTATGGTTACTTTGGTTATTTGCGCACTTATTCCGATCTTTTTAATGATAATCGGCGGCGGTTTTGCCTATAGACGCGAAATTTTGCCTGAAAACAGTGCTGCTGTATTAAATGGATTTGTTTGCTACTTCACACTTCCTGCACTTATTTTCGGAACTCTTGCCACAACACCGGTACACGAAATAGCTCAGCTAGGATTTATCTCAGCCTTTACCGGCTCAATGGTTGTGTCCTATCTGCTGATGTTTATATTTTCAAAGTATGTATTTAAATCTCATTACACAGAAAGTTCTATGCGCGCCCTGTCAGGAAGTTTCCCGAATTGTGCATTTCTAGGACTGCCTGTGATGCTTTCCTTGTTCGGTAGTGGTAAGGATGTGCTTATTGCCACTACTCTCGCTATTCTCTTGCCTACTGTACTAATTATTATTGTGGTAGCTACGTTTTCTTTGCATAGAGCAGATAAAGATAAATCTGTATTCGCAATACTATGTTCAATAATGATTTCGATGTTGAAAACTCCGCTGATTGCATCTGCATTAGTCGGCATTATGTTTTCTGTGCTGCAGATCCAGCTACCGGAATTTCTAAGTAAAAGTTTGCATAGTTTCGGAATGACTTCTATTCCGTGCGCACTTTTTGCAGTTGGAATTGTTCTTTGTAAGCAGAAAATTGAGCTTAAATGGGTAAATATATTATCGGTTAATTTTTCTAAAATGGTTTTACAGCCAGTCATAGCGGCAATTTTATTGCTGTTATTTAAGGTTCCTGAAAATATGTTTCTTATGGGAGTTGTGTTAGCAGGAATGCCCGCGGCTGCCTTAACCTGCGTATTGGCGCAGGAATATAATACACTCGAAATGGAAACTTCTACTTTTTTATTAATTACTACATTAATCTATCTGCCATGCTTACTTGGAACTCTGGCCATTGCTAATCTCTTCGGAATTACATTTTAATATTTTATTTCTCCTAAAAAAATCCGCATCCCATATAAATTGAGATGCGGATTTTCTACGTTTGTATATGTGTTTAAGCTTAATACATAGCCTGCGGCAGGAATAAAATGATATCAGGGAATATTGCAAACAAAATTAACCCTACGATAATTGCCAGAAGAAATGGAATAGTTCCCTTGAATATCTCTTCTAAAGTTATGGATGGTTCAAACTTTTTAGCCATTCCGTAGACCACGTAGACGTTGATTCCTACCG
This window harbors:
- a CDS encoding AEC family transporter — its product is MVTLVICALIPIFLMIIGGGFAYRREILPENSAAVLNGFVCYFTLPALIFGTLATTPVHEIAQLGFISAFTGSMVVSYLLMFIFSKYVFKSHYTESSMRALSGSFPNCAFLGLPVMLSLFGSGKDVLIATTLAILLPTVLIIIVVATFSLHRADKDKSVFAILCSIMISMLKTPLIASALVGIMFSVLQIQLPEFLSKSLHSFGMTSIPCALFAVGIVLCKQKIELKWVNILSVNFSKMVLQPVIAAILLLLFKVPENMFLMGVVLAGMPAAALTCVLAQEYNTLEMETSTFLLITTLIYLPCLLGTLAIANLFGITF